In Pseudomonas sp. Leaf58, one DNA window encodes the following:
- a CDS encoding MFS transporter, whose translation MTSVPSSIEQPSRPLTRSDYKTLSLSALGGALEFYDFIIFVFFATVVGKLFFPADMPEWLRLMQTFGIFAAGYLARPLGGIIMAHFGDLLGRKKMFTLSIFMMALPTLIMGLLPTYAQIGMWAPVLLLLMRLIQGAAIGGEVPGAWVFVSEHVPERNTGYACGTLTAGLTAGILLGSLVATLINSVYSAEEVADYAWRIPFLLGGVFGLFSVYLRRWLHETPVFAEMQQRKALAEELPLRAVLRDHRGAIILSMLLTWMLSAAIVVVILMTPTLLQSIHHISPTDALKANSLAIVLLSLGCIGAGSLADRFGAGRVFVIGSLLLLASSWAFYHSLAARPELLFPLYAITGLCVGVIGAVPYVMVKAFPAVVRFSGLSFSYNVAYAIFGGLTPMVVTALLKVSPMAPAYYVAGLCAVGLLVGLYLLANKR comes from the coding sequence ATGACTTCCGTGCCGAGCAGTATCGAGCAGCCCTCGCGGCCGCTGACCCGCAGTGACTACAAAACTCTCTCACTGTCCGCCCTCGGCGGCGCGCTGGAGTTCTACGACTTCATCATCTTTGTGTTCTTTGCCACGGTGGTCGGCAAGCTGTTTTTCCCCGCCGACATGCCCGAATGGCTGCGCCTGATGCAAACCTTCGGCATCTTCGCTGCCGGCTACTTGGCGCGGCCGCTGGGCGGCATCATCATGGCTCACTTTGGCGACCTGCTCGGGCGCAAGAAAATGTTCACCCTGAGCATCTTCATGATGGCGCTGCCGACCCTGATCATGGGCTTGCTGCCGACGTATGCACAGATTGGCATGTGGGCGCCGGTCCTGTTGCTGCTGATGCGGCTGATCCAGGGCGCGGCGATCGGTGGCGAGGTTCCGGGCGCCTGGGTGTTCGTGTCCGAGCACGTCCCAGAGCGCAACACCGGCTACGCCTGCGGCACCCTCACGGCCGGGCTGACTGCGGGCATCCTGCTTGGCTCGCTGGTGGCGACCCTTATCAACAGCGTCTACAGCGCGGAAGAAGTGGCTGATTACGCCTGGCGTATCCCGTTCCTGCTTGGTGGTGTGTTTGGCCTGTTCTCGGTGTATCTGCGCCGCTGGCTGCACGAAACCCCAGTGTTCGCCGAGATGCAACAGCGCAAGGCGCTGGCCGAGGAGTTGCCGCTGCGCGCGGTGCTGCGTGACCATCGCGGCGCGATCATCCTGTCGATGCTGCTGACCTGGATGCTGTCGGCTGCCATCGTGGTGGTCATCCTGATGACGCCGACGTTGCTGCAGAGTATTCACCACATCAGCCCGACCGACGCGCTCAAGGCCAACAGCCTGGCAATCGTGCTGCTCAGCCTTGGCTGTATCGGCGCGGGCAGCCTGGCCGACCGCTTTGGCGCGGGGCGGGTGTTCGTGATTGGCAGCCTGCTGCTGCTAGCGTCGTCCTGGGCGTTCTACCACAGCCTGGCGGCACGGCCCGAATTGCTGTTCCCGTTGTATGCGATAACCGGCCTGTGCGTGGGCGTGATCGGCGCGGTGCCTTATGTGATGGTCAAGGCGTTCCCGGCAGTAGTGCGCTTCAGCGGGCTGTCGTTCTCGTACAACGTCGCCTACGCGATCTTTGGCGGGCTGACACCGATGGTGGTGACTGCGCTGCTGAAGGTGAGCCCGATGGCACCTGCCTACTATGTGGCGGGGTTGTGTGCCGTTGGTCTGCTTGTGGGCCTGTACCTGCTCGCCAACAAGCGCTGA
- a CDS encoding phosphate ABC transporter substrate-binding protein PstS, which yields MKLKRLMAALTFAAAGVATANAVAAVDPAIPTYTKTTGVSGNLSSVGSDTLANLMTLWAEAYKKEYPNVNIQIQAAGSSTAPPALTEGTANLGPMSRKMKDVELQAFEQKYGYKPTAIPVAVDALAVFVHKDNPIKGLTMAQVDAIFSSTRLCGGKADVKTWGDLGVTGDLANKPVQLFGRNSVSGTYGYFKEEALCKGDFKPNVNEQPGSASVVQSISSSLNGIGYSGIGYKTASVKTVALAKKEGGEFVEDNETNALNGTYPLSRFLYVYVNKAPNKPLAPLEAEFVKLVLSQAGQQVVVKDGYIPLPAKVVDKTLADLGLSHAGNVAKK from the coding sequence ATGAAACTGAAGCGTTTGATGGCGGCCCTCACCTTTGCCGCCGCTGGCGTTGCAACCGCCAACGCGGTAGCCGCCGTCGACCCTGCGATCCCGACCTACACCAAGACCACCGGTGTTTCGGGCAACCTCTCCAGCGTAGGTTCGGACACCCTGGCGAACTTGATGACGCTGTGGGCCGAGGCTTACAAGAAGGAATATCCGAACGTAAACATCCAGATCCAGGCTGCCGGCTCCTCCACCGCACCACCCGCGCTGACCGAAGGCACCGCCAACCTCGGCCCGATGAGCCGGAAGATGAAGGACGTCGAACTGCAGGCCTTCGAGCAGAAGTACGGCTACAAGCCGACCGCCATCCCAGTCGCTGTAGACGCCCTGGCTGTGTTCGTGCACAAGGACAACCCGATCAAAGGCCTGACCATGGCCCAGGTTGACGCTATCTTCTCTTCTACCCGCCTGTGCGGTGGCAAAGCTGACGTCAAGACTTGGGGTGACCTGGGCGTGACCGGCGACCTGGCCAACAAACCCGTGCAGCTGTTTGGCCGTAACTCGGTATCGGGTACCTACGGCTACTTCAAGGAAGAAGCCCTGTGCAAAGGCGACTTCAAGCCTAACGTCAATGAACAACCTGGCTCGGCTTCGGTCGTGCAGTCGATCAGCTCCTCGCTGAACGGCATTGGCTACTCGGGCATCGGTTATAAGACCGCCAGCGTCAAGACCGTAGCCCTGGCTAAGAAGGAAGGCGGCGAGTTCGTTGAAGACAACGAAACCAACGCCCTGAACGGCACCTACCCGCTGTCGCGCTTCTTGTACGTCTATGTCAACAAAGCGCCGAACAAGCCGCTGGCCCCGTTGGAAGCCGAGTTCGTCAAGCTGGTGCTGTCGCAAGCTGGCCAACAGGTCGTAGTGAAGGATGGTTATATCCCGCTGCCGGCCAAAGTCGTCGACAAGACCCTGGCTGACCTGGGCCTGTCCCACGCTGGTAATGTCGCAAAAAAGTAA
- a CDS encoding 5-(carboxyamino)imidazole ribonucleotide synthase: MKIGVIGGGQLGRMLALAGTPLGMNFAFLDPAPDACAAPLGEHLRADYGDQDHLRQLADEVDVVTFEFESVPAETVAFLSQFVPVYPSAEALRIARDRLFEKSMFRDLGIPTPAFADILSQADLDAAVASIGLPAVLKTRTLGYDGKGQKVLRKPEDVVGTFAELGSVPCLLEGFVPFTGEVSLVAVRARDGETRFYPLVHNTHESGILRLSVASQAHPLQALAEDYVGRVLKQLDYVGVMAFEFFEVDGGLKANEIAPRVHNSGHWTIEGTECSQFENHLRAIAGLPLGSTAKVGESAMLNFIGEVPPVNKVVAIDDCHLHHYGKAFKVGRKVGHATLRCQDMASLKRKIAEVEALISN, translated from the coding sequence ATGAAGATCGGTGTAATCGGTGGCGGCCAGCTGGGCCGCATGCTGGCTCTGGCGGGCACCCCGCTGGGCATGAACTTCGCCTTCCTCGACCCCGCACCGGACGCTTGCGCCGCCCCGCTTGGCGAGCACCTGCGTGCCGACTACGGCGACCAGGACCACCTGCGCCAGCTGGCCGACGAAGTCGACGTGGTCACCTTCGAGTTCGAAAGCGTGCCGGCCGAGACCGTGGCCTTTCTCTCGCAGTTCGTGCCGGTGTACCCCAGTGCCGAAGCGCTGCGCATCGCCCGTGATCGCTTGTTCGAGAAGAGCATGTTCCGCGACCTGGGTATTCCTACCCCGGCCTTCGCCGACATTCTCTCGCAGGCCGATCTGGACGCCGCGGTGGCCAGCATTGGCCTGCCGGCAGTGTTGAAAACCCGCACCCTGGGTTACGACGGCAAGGGCCAGAAAGTGCTGCGCAAGCCTGAAGACGTGGTCGGTACTTTCGCCGAGCTGGGCAGCGTGCCATGCCTGCTGGAAGGCTTCGTGCCGTTCACCGGCGAAGTATCGCTGGTGGCCGTGCGTGCCCGTGATGGCGAAACCCGCTTCTACCCGCTGGTACATAACACGCACGAAAGCGGCATCCTGCGGCTGTCGGTCGCCAGCCAGGCGCACCCGCTGCAGGCCCTGGCCGAAGACTACGTGGGCCGGGTGCTCAAGCAACTGGACTATGTGGGCGTGATGGCCTTCGAGTTCTTCGAAGTCGACGGGGGCCTGAAGGCCAACGAAATTGCCCCGCGCGTGCACAACTCCGGCCACTGGACTATCGAAGGCACCGAGTGCAGCCAGTTCGAGAACCACTTGCGTGCCATTGCCGGCCTGCCGCTGGGCTCGACAGCCAAGGTGGGCGAAAGCGCGATGCTCAACTTCATCGGTGAAGTACCGCCTGTGAACAAGGTAGTCGCCATCGATGACTGCCACTTGCATCACTACGGCAAGGCCTTCAAGGTCGGTCGCAAGGTCGGTCACGCCACCCTGCGCTGCCAGGACATGGCTTCCCTCAAGCGCAAGATTGCCGAAGTAGAGGCTCTGATCAGCAACTGA
- a CDS encoding LysR substrate-binding domain-containing protein: MNLESKWLEDFSALAATRSFSQAAERRFVTQPAFSRRIRSLEAALGLQLVNRSRTPIELTEAGQLFLVTARTVVDQLSEILRHLHHLEGGQGEVVQVAAAHSLASGFFPRWVAQLRNEGLNIATRLVATNVGDAVHALREGGCDLMLAFYDPDAALQMDAEIFPSMHMGTTEMLPVCAVGTDGKPMFDLEGEASVPLLAYTAGAFLGRSVNLLLRQRNLRYTTVYETAMADSLKSMALEGMGIAWVPRLSMRGELERGELAICGGSQWHVPLEIRLYRCALVRKANVRLLWRKLESAAAQGEL, translated from the coding sequence GTGAACCTTGAAAGCAAATGGCTGGAAGACTTCAGTGCGCTGGCCGCTACCCGCAGTTTTTCCCAGGCGGCAGAGCGGCGTTTCGTCACTCAACCGGCGTTTAGCCGGCGTATCCGCAGCTTGGAAGCAGCGCTGGGCCTGCAGTTGGTGAACCGTTCCCGCACGCCTATCGAATTGACTGAGGCAGGCCAGCTGTTTCTCGTCACAGCGCGTACGGTTGTCGACCAGTTGAGCGAAATTCTTCGCCATTTGCATCATCTTGAGGGCGGGCAGGGTGAGGTGGTTCAGGTGGCCGCGGCGCACTCCCTGGCGTCGGGCTTTTTCCCGCGTTGGGTGGCACAGTTACGTAACGAAGGCTTGAACATTGCCACCCGCTTGGTTGCGACTAACGTTGGGGATGCTGTGCATGCATTACGCGAAGGTGGCTGTGACCTGATGTTGGCCTTCTATGACCCGGACGCGGCCTTGCAGATGGACGCCGAGATCTTCCCGTCGATGCACATGGGCACCACGGAAATGTTGCCGGTGTGTGCCGTGGGCACCGATGGCAAGCCTATGTTCGACCTGGAAGGCGAGGCCAGCGTGCCGCTGCTAGCCTACACGGCCGGCGCGTTTCTCGGGCGTTCGGTGAATTTGCTGCTGCGCCAGCGCAATCTGCGTTATACCACCGTCTATGAGACGGCCATGGCCGACAGCCTCAAGAGCATGGCGCTGGAAGGGATGGGGATTGCATGGGTGCCGCGCCTGTCGATGCGCGGCGAGCTGGAGCGGGGAGAACTGGCGATCTGCGGCGGCAGCCAGTGGCATGTACCGCTGGAAATACGCCTTTACCGCTGCGCCCTGGTGCGCAAGGCCAACGTACGGCTGTTGTGGCGCAAGCTCGAGTCGGCTGCCGCCCAGGGCGAGCTTTGA
- the purE gene encoding 5-(carboxyamino)imidazole ribonucleotide mutase: MSALVGVIMGSKSDWSTLSHTADMLEKLGIPYEVKVVSAHRTPDLLFQYAEEAEGRGIEVIIAGAGGAAHLPGMCAAKTHLPVLGVPVQSSMLSGVDSLLSIVQMPAGVPVATLAIGRAGAINAALLSASILGAKYPQYHAALKQFRTEQTDTVLENPDPRQA, translated from the coding sequence ATGAGTGCACTGGTTGGCGTGATCATGGGCTCCAAGTCCGATTGGTCCACCCTTAGCCACACCGCCGATATGCTGGAAAAACTCGGCATCCCCTACGAAGTGAAGGTGGTTTCCGCCCACCGCACCCCGGACTTGCTGTTCCAGTACGCCGAAGAGGCCGAAGGGCGCGGGATCGAGGTGATCATTGCTGGCGCGGGTGGCGCAGCCCACCTGCCAGGCATGTGCGCCGCCAAGACCCACCTGCCGGTGCTCGGCGTGCCCGTACAGTCGTCGATGCTGTCGGGCGTCGATTCGCTGCTGTCGATCGTGCAGATGCCTGCCGGCGTGCCGGTAGCCACCCTGGCCATCGGCCGTGCCGGGGCAATCAATGCCGCACTGCTGTCGGCCAGCATCCTGGGTGCCAAGTACCCGCAGTACCACGCGGCGCTCAAGCAATTCCGCACCGAGCAGACCGACACCGTGCTGGAAAATCCAGACCCGCGCCAGGCTTGA
- a CDS encoding DUF3299 domain-containing protein: protein MRAFFLAPLLLASTLAHAELPETDWLQLMPKSDQKALEQMPEIDHNSPEAQGVFTAKGGLKQSKGLPAVMYSTKTVAAMDGKDIRLGGYPVPLESDAKGNSTLFFLVPYPGACIHVPPPPPNQLVLVRYPKGLKIDDIYAPLWVSGTLKVEKVSNDLADAAYALDAGKVRVVEDADL, encoded by the coding sequence ATGCGTGCTTTTTTCCTCGCCCCCCTGCTGTTGGCCAGCACCCTGGCCCATGCCGAACTGCCCGAAACTGACTGGCTGCAGTTGATGCCCAAGTCGGACCAGAAGGCGCTTGAGCAGATGCCCGAAATCGACCACAACTCGCCGGAAGCCCAGGGCGTATTCACCGCCAAGGGTGGCCTGAAGCAGAGCAAGGGCCTGCCGGCGGTGATGTATTCGACCAAGACCGTAGCGGCCATGGATGGCAAGGACATCCGCCTGGGCGGCTACCCGGTGCCGCTGGAGAGCGATGCCAAGGGCAACAGCACGCTGTTCTTCCTGGTGCCGTACCCGGGCGCGTGCATCCACGTGCCGCCGCCGCCGCCGAACCAGCTGGTGCTGGTGCGCTACCCAAAAGGTTTGAAGATCGATGACATCTACGCACCGCTGTGGGTCAGCGGCACGCTGAAGGTGGAGAAGGTCAGCAATGACCTGGCCGATGCGGCCTATGCGCTGGATGCGGGGAAGGTGAGGGTGGTGGAGGACGCCGATCTCTGA
- a CDS encoding ABC transporter permease subunit — MNDLANSNMTQNSQPVRIDFNTPELQRKRRIRALKDRLTRWYVLVGGLAVLAAITLIFFYLAYVVLPLFQGAELTSKKALEPTWLQQDAGKPLMIALEEQNLVGMRVSDKGQALFFDTKTGNELSRVDLPVPPDTQVTSISADQPGSSLVVLGLSNGQALAFHHTYKVTYPDNNKTITAGIDYPYGEQPFVLDEQGRALEHVSINVNGDTLVLAGSTGAHLQVVELTRTENMMTEEVTTEQKRIELPQMTETVKNIFIDPRQQWLYVINGRATADVFSLRDKSLNGRYKLSESADTEITATAQLVGGISLIIGNSKGGLAQWFMARDPDGESRFKQIRTFQMGTAPIVQIDAEERRKGFVALDAEGKLGVFHSTAHRTLLVEPAAEGPGILALSPRANRIMIEAGGKLLPLSLRNPHPEVSFSALWGKVWYENYDEPKYVWQSTASNTDFEPKLSLSPLTFGTLKAAFYAMILAAPLAIAAAIYTAYFMAPGMRRKVKPVIELMEAMPTVILGFFAGLFLAPYLEGHLPGVFSLFLLMPIGILLAGFTWSRLPESIRLRVPDGWEAAILIPVILFTGWFALTMSPHLESWFFGGDMRLWITNDLGITYDQRNALVVGIAMGFAVIPNIYSIAEDAVFSVPRSLTLGSLALGATPWQTLTRVVILTASPGIFSALMIGMGRAVGETMIVLMATGNTPVMELNLFEGMRTLAANVAVEMPESEVGGSHYRVLFLAALVLLMFTFIMNTLAELIRQRLRKKYSSL; from the coding sequence ATGAATGATCTGGCCAATTCCAACATGACCCAAAACTCCCAGCCCGTGCGGATTGACTTCAATACGCCCGAGTTGCAACGCAAGCGCCGCATACGCGCGCTCAAGGACCGCCTGACCCGCTGGTATGTACTGGTAGGCGGGCTTGCCGTATTGGCGGCAATTACCCTGATCTTCTTCTACCTGGCCTACGTGGTGCTGCCACTGTTCCAAGGCGCCGAGCTGACCAGCAAGAAAGCCCTGGAACCTACCTGGCTGCAGCAGGATGCCGGCAAGCCGCTGATGATCGCGCTTGAAGAGCAGAACCTGGTGGGGATGCGTGTTTCGGACAAAGGCCAGGCACTGTTCTTCGATACCAAGACCGGTAACGAGCTCAGTCGTGTCGACCTGCCGGTGCCGCCAGACACCCAGGTCACTTCGATCAGTGCCGACCAGCCGGGTAGCTCGCTGGTGGTGCTGGGCTTGTCCAATGGTCAGGCACTGGCGTTCCACCACACCTACAAGGTCACCTACCCGGACAACAACAAGACCATTACCGCGGGTATCGACTACCCCTACGGCGAGCAGCCGTTCGTCCTCGACGAACAGGGCCGTGCGCTGGAGCATGTCAGCATCAACGTCAATGGTGACACTTTGGTGCTGGCGGGTTCCACCGGCGCGCACCTGCAGGTGGTCGAGCTGACGCGTACCGAAAACATGATGACTGAAGAGGTCACTACCGAGCAGAAGCGCATCGAACTGCCGCAGATGACCGAGACGGTGAAAAACATCTTCATCGACCCGCGCCAGCAGTGGCTGTATGTGATCAACGGGCGCGCCACCGCCGACGTGTTCAGCCTGCGCGACAAGAGCCTCAACGGTCGCTACAAGCTGTCGGAAAGCGCCGACACCGAAATTACTGCCACCGCCCAGTTGGTCGGCGGTATCTCGCTGATCATCGGTAACTCCAAGGGTGGCCTGGCCCAGTGGTTCATGGCCCGTGACCCGGATGGCGAATCGCGCTTCAAGCAGATTCGCACCTTCCAGATGGGTACGGCGCCAATCGTGCAAATCGATGCCGAAGAGCGCCGCAAGGGCTTCGTCGCCCTGGACGCCGAGGGCAAGCTGGGGGTGTTCCACAGCACCGCCCACCGCACCTTGCTGGTCGAGCCGGCTGCCGAAGGCCCGGGCATCTTGGCCCTGTCGCCACGCGCCAACCGAATCATGATCGAAGCGGGCGGCAAGCTGCTGCCGCTGAGCCTGCGCAACCCGCACCCGGAAGTGTCCTTCAGCGCGCTGTGGGGCAAGGTGTGGTACGAGAACTACGACGAGCCGAAATACGTTTGGCAATCGACCGCTTCGAACACTGACTTCGAGCCCAAGCTGAGCCTGTCGCCGCTGACCTTCGGTACCCTGAAGGCGGCGTTCTACGCGATGATCCTTGCGGCCCCGCTGGCCATTGCCGCAGCCATCTACACCGCCTACTTCATGGCCCCCGGCATGCGTCGCAAGGTCAAGCCGGTGATCGAACTGATGGAAGCGATGCCTACAGTGATCCTCGGTTTCTTCGCTGGCCTGTTCCTGGCCCCTTACCTGGAAGGCCACCTGCCAGGTGTGTTCAGCCTGTTCCTGCTGATGCCGATCGGCATTTTGCTGGCCGGCTTTACCTGGAGCCGCCTGCCAGAGTCGATCCGCCTGCGCGTGCCGGATGGCTGGGAGGCGGCGATCCTGATCCCGGTCATCCTGTTCACCGGCTGGTTCGCCCTGACCATGAGCCCGCATTTGGAAAGCTGGTTCTTCGGTGGCGATATGCGCTTGTGGATCACCAACGACCTAGGCATCACCTACGACCAGCGCAACGCCCTGGTAGTGGGCATCGCCATGGGCTTCGCAGTCATCCCGAACATCTACTCCATCGCCGAAGACGCCGTGTTCAGCGTGCCGCGCAGCCTGACCCTGGGCTCGCTGGCCCTGGGTGCAACGCCGTGGCAAACCCTGACCCGCGTGGTCATCCTCACCGCCAGCCCGGGTATCTTCTCGGCGCTGATGATCGGTATGGGCCGGGCGGTGGGTGAGACCATGATCGTGCTGATGGCCACCGGCAACACCCCGGTGATGGAGCTGAACCTGTTCGAAGGCATGCGCACCCTGGCCGCCAACGTGGCCGTGGAAATGCCTGAATCGGAAGTCGGCGGCAGCCACTACCGCGTGCTGTTCCTGGCCGCGCTGGTGTTGCTGATGTTCACCTTCATCATGAACACCTTGGCCGAGCTGATTCGCCAGCGTCTGCGCAAGAAATACTCGTCGCTTTGA
- a CDS encoding acyl-CoA thioesterase, producing the protein MIELEQEDPIPQGDLALQITALPRETNGFGDIFGGWLVAQMDLAGTAMASRVAGGRVATVAIDRMAFLVPVAVGAQLSFYTQTLEIGRSSIQMMVEVWSDDPLSSEWRKVTEAVFVFVAIDGSGRTRSVPRR; encoded by the coding sequence ATGATTGAGCTCGAACAAGAAGATCCAATCCCGCAAGGCGACCTGGCCTTGCAAATCACCGCACTGCCGCGCGAGACCAACGGGTTTGGCGACATCTTCGGCGGCTGGCTGGTCGCCCAGATGGACCTGGCCGGCACCGCCATGGCCAGCCGCGTCGCCGGTGGGCGCGTTGCTACGGTAGCCATCGACCGCATGGCCTTCCTGGTACCGGTCGCCGTGGGCGCGCAGTTGTCGTTCTATACCCAGACCCTGGAAATCGGTCGCAGCTCGATCCAGATGATGGTCGAAGTGTGGAGCGACGACCCGCTTTCCAGTGAATGGCGCAAGGTCACCGAAGCGGTGTTCGTCTTCGTCGCCATCGACGGCAGTGGCCGCACCCGCTCCGTACCTCGTCGCTGA
- a CDS encoding GlsB/YeaQ/YmgE family stress response membrane protein, with protein MGIIGTIFIGLIVGLLARFIKPGDDSMGWIMTILLGIAGSLLATYGGQALGIYQAGQAAGFFGALVGAVIVLVIYGFIKKR; from the coding sequence ATGGGCATCATCGGAACCATCTTCATCGGCCTCATCGTCGGCTTGCTGGCCCGCTTCATCAAGCCGGGCGACGACAGCATGGGCTGGATCATGACCATCCTGCTGGGTATAGCCGGCTCCCTGCTGGCCACCTACGGCGGCCAGGCGCTGGGCATTTACCAAGCCGGGCAAGCCGCAGGGTTCTTCGGTGCGCTGGTCGGTGCCGTCATCGTTCTGGTGATCTACGGGTTCATCAAGAAACGCTGA
- a CDS encoding D-hexose-6-phosphate mutarotase, which produces MATYQVVTEQHGELNCWRISSDHADLLIAQQGAQILSYQRVGEPPLLWLSDQAMFRQGKSVRAGVPVCWPWFGNLQRNPPVVQAMYHGEQAPAHGLARARDWQLLGIEEAGDGLRIEFELPEAQGDLPGWPHDVELKLVVELGADLKLSLTSRNMGNTPVTISQALHSYFAVSDVRQARVEGVEGLGYIETLADWEQRQQQGALGFAGETDRIYLATPPQLSIVDPHWNRRITLTSSGSRSAVIWNPWIERAKELPDMADDGWQRMLCIETANVWDDLVELKPGASSSLGVRIGCEMI; this is translated from the coding sequence ATGGCTACCTACCAGGTCGTAACCGAGCAACATGGCGAACTCAACTGCTGGCGTATCAGCAGCGACCACGCCGACTTACTGATCGCCCAGCAGGGCGCGCAGATCCTCAGCTACCAGCGGGTCGGCGAACCACCGCTGCTGTGGCTGAGTGACCAGGCCATGTTCCGCCAAGGTAAGTCGGTGCGCGCCGGGGTGCCGGTGTGCTGGCCGTGGTTCGGCAACCTGCAGCGCAATCCCCCGGTCGTACAGGCCATGTACCACGGTGAACAGGCGCCTGCCCACGGCCTAGCGCGCGCACGCGACTGGCAATTGCTGGGCATCGAGGAAGCGGGCGACGGCCTGCGCATCGAATTCGAGCTGCCAGAAGCGCAGGGTGACCTACCTGGCTGGCCGCATGACGTCGAGCTGAAGCTGGTGGTGGAACTGGGCGCGGACCTGAAGCTGAGCCTGACCAGTCGGAATATGGGCAATACCCCCGTGACCATCAGCCAGGCCCTGCACAGCTACTTTGCGGTCAGTGACGTGCGTCAGGCGCGGGTCGAAGGGGTTGAGGGGCTGGGCTACATCGAGACCCTGGCTGACTGGGAGCAGCGCCAGCAGCAAGGCGCGCTGGGCTTTGCCGGGGAGACCGACCGCATCTATCTCGCTACCCCGCCGCAATTGAGCATTGTCGACCCACATTGGAACCGGCGGATTACCTTGACCAGCAGTGGATCACGCTCGGCGGTGATCTGGAACCCTTGGATCGAGCGGGCCAAGGAGTTGCCGGACATGGCCGATGACGGCTGGCAACGAATGCTGTGCATCGAGACGGCGAATGTTTGGGACGACCTGGTGGAACTTAAGCCAGGGGCTAGCAGCTCGCTGGGGGTCCGGATTGGCTGTGAAATGATCTGA
- a CDS encoding reprolysin-like metallopeptidase — translation MADARAFANTQHTKGCPVSHIKRLTTFLLLCCALRVSTAMASDTLIVHVYLHDELAAVSEQSLHSDYLQHWEDEMHTFTSHPIEVVFHRDIAGITDIDYAASNDAAATLEAFHRAVTELKFQHYPSGINKSILVTESVFQTLDNGYETQGLAQFEGNFAIASRGSYASLAHEIGHMLGATHENAEKQIKVWPLKCETYVFPQRAWDRAHCYRYSDANRDNITAHLQSHSQ, via the coding sequence GTGGCGGATGCCAGAGCATTTGCCAACACTCAACATACGAAGGGTTGCCCCGTGTCCCACATCAAACGACTCACTACATTTCTGCTTCTGTGCTGCGCCTTGCGCGTGTCGACGGCAATGGCCAGCGACACCTTGATCGTTCACGTTTACTTGCACGATGAGCTGGCAGCCGTCAGCGAGCAATCGCTGCATAGTGACTACCTGCAACACTGGGAAGACGAAATGCACACCTTCACCTCACACCCCATCGAGGTGGTGTTTCATCGCGACATCGCGGGTATCACCGATATCGACTATGCCGCCAGCAACGATGCTGCCGCCACGCTAGAGGCTTTCCATCGCGCGGTGACCGAGCTGAAATTCCAGCATTATCCAAGCGGCATCAACAAATCGATCCTGGTGACCGAAAGCGTTTTCCAGACACTCGACAACGGCTACGAAACTCAAGGCCTGGCACAGTTTGAAGGCAATTTCGCCATTGCCTCACGCGGCTCCTATGCCAGCCTGGCACACGAGATCGGCCACATGCTCGGGGCAACCCATGAAAATGCCGAAAAACAGATAAAGGTCTGGCCCCTTAAATGCGAGACCTACGTCTTTCCTCAGCGGGCCTGGGACCGGGCGCACTGCTACCGCTACAGCGACGCCAATCGCGACAACATCACCGCGCACCTACAAAGCCACTCCCAATGA